One stretch of Brachyhypopomus gauderio isolate BG-103 chromosome 8, BGAUD_0.2, whole genome shotgun sequence DNA includes these proteins:
- the dip2bb gene encoding disco-interacting protein 2 homolog B-A isoform X1, which yields MADRGVDLSALPVEVREQLAELDLELSEGDITQKGYEKKRAKLLAPYIVQTPTLAPPPDCDPGPSSAPPPSNASSGSSSSQNRRTRRSHRSSGTRDERYRSDIHTEAVQAALAKHKEEKMALPMPTKRRSTYVQSPIETCTPPDSSSSSDDEGAVEESGAQQQSPDSWMNSSIHGSSTSSSSASSTMSHGESRTPQAPQAQSQQGPAHVPPPQAPPPHAQPPHSLSQPSALAEAFAHARIEVPGAGALGLDGTPLPMAQARARDSCVDLPSNMVVRGMSRGQSRSSMMETADVRRVGKGVPVSSRVSTKIQQLLNTLKRPKRPPLSEFFMDDQEEIVEVPRPDPNTPRPEGRQIIPVKGEPLGVVSNWPPALQAALARWGATQGKSPALTALDITGKPLYTLTYGKLWSRSVKLAYTLLNKLGTKSEQVLKPGDRVALVYPNSDPGMFWVAFYGCLLAEVIPVPIEVPLSRKDAGSSQVGFLLGSCGVSLALTSEICLKGLPKTPTGEILQFKGWPRLKWVITDSKYLTKPSKDWQPHIPTANTDTAYIEYKACKEGTVMGVAVSKVAMLTHCQALTQACNYCEGETLVNVLDFKKDMGLWHGVLTSVMNRIHTISVPYAVMKACPLSWVQRVHINKARVALVKCRDLHWAMMAHKEQRDISLASLRMLIVADGANPWSVSSCDAFLNVFQAYGLKPEVICPCATSPESMTVAIRRPGVSGAALPARAVLSMTGLSHGVIRVNTEDKNSALTVQDVGHVMPGALMCIVRPDGPPMLCKTDEIGEIVVNSRAGGTLYYGLSGVTKNTFEVIPVNASGVPIGEIPFVRSGLLGFVGPGSLIFVVGKIEGLLTVSGRRHNADDLVATALAVEPVKTVYRGRIAVFSVTVFYDERIVIVAEQRPEASEEDSFQWMSRVLQAIDSIHQVGLFCLALVPANTLPKTPLGGIHISETKQLFLEGSLHPCNILMCPHTCVTNLPKPRQKQPVGVGPASIMVGNLVAGKRIAQAAGRDLGMIEDQDLVRKLCMWPTMMHQFLTEALQWRAQTDPEHVLYVLLNAKGVAVCTATCLQLHKRAEKIAAALVERSGINTGENIVLLYPPGIDLIAAFYGCLYAGCIPVTVRPPHPQNLSATLPTVRMIIDVSKAACILTTLVLMKTLRSKEAAASVNIKTWPIIIDTDDLPRKRPPSIYKPPSADMIAYMDFSVSTTGMLTGVKISHAAMSALCRSVKLQCELYSSRQIAICLDPYCGLGFVLWCLASVYSGHQSILIPPTELESSLALWLSSLSLYRIRDTFCSYSVMELCTKGLGGQTEMLKARGVNLSCVRSCVVIAEERPRLALTQSFSKLFKDLGLSSRAVSSAFGSRVNLAICLQGTTGPDPSTVYVDMKSLRHDRVRLVERGAPQSLSLMESGTILPGVRVVIVNPETRGPLGDSHLGEIWVNSPHTATGYYTIYGEESLQADHFNTKLSFGDPHTLWARTGYLGFVKRTELTDSSGERHDALFVVGSLDETLELRGLRYHPIDIETSVSRAHRSIGESAVFTWTNLLVVVSELCGSEQDALDLVPLVTNVVLEEHHLIVGVVVIVDPGVIPINSRGEKQRMHLRDSFLADQLDPIYVAYNM from the exons actcctcctcttcctctgatgaTGAAGGTGCTGTAGAAGAAAGTGGGGCTCAGCAGCAGTCCCCTGACTCCTGGATGAACAGCTCCATCCACGGCTCCTCCACTTCCTCCTCGTCAGCATCTTCCACAATGTCCCACGGCGAGTCCCGCACTCCTCAGGCCCCTCAGGCCCAGAGTCAGCAGGGCCCCGCCCACGTCCCACCCcctcaagccccgcccccccacgCACAACCACCCCACTCCCTCTCCCAGCCCTCCGCCCTGGCTGAGGCATTCGCACACGCCCGCATCG AGGTTCCGGGAGCAGGCGCTCTGGGCCTTGACGGCACCCCCCTGCCCATGGCCCAGGCCCGGGCCCGCGACTCCTGCGTGGATCTGCCCTCCAACATGGTCGTGAGGGGGATGAGCCGTGGACAGAGCCGAtccagcatgatggagacaGCCGatg TGAGGAGAGTGGGGAAAG GTGTTCCCGTGTCCAGTCGCGTGTCCACTAAGATCCAGCAGCTGCTCAACACGCTCAAGCGGCCCAAGAGGCCGCCGCTCAGCGAGTTCTTCATGGATGATCAAGAGGAGATTGTAGAAG TTCCTCGGCCAGATCCCAACACCCCGAGGCCGGAGGGCCGGCAGATAATCCCAGTGAAAGGCGAGCCACTGGGTGTGGTCAGTAATTGGCCTCCCGCCCTCCAGGCTGCATTGGCTCGATGGGGTGCCACTCAGGGCAAAAGCCCCGCCCTCACAGCCCTTGACATTACAGGAAAACCACTCTACACGCTCACCTATG GGAAACTGTGGAGTCGTAGTGTTAAGCTGGCCTACACCCTCCTCAATAAACTGGGAACCAAGAGTGAGCAGGTTCTGAAACCCGGAGACAGG GTGGCGCTGGTGTACCCTAACAGTGACCCGGGAATGTTCTGGGTGGCCTTTTATGGCTGTCTGCTTGCAGAGGTCATTCCTGTGCCCATAGAGGTGCCATTGTCCCGCAAG gaTGCAGGCAGTAGTCAGGTGGGCTTTTTGTTAGGGAGCTGTGGGGTGAGTCTAGCCCTCACCAGTGAGATTTGTCTCAAGGGTTTACCTAAGACCCCCACCGGAGAAATTCTGCAGTTCAAAG GCTGGCCAAGACTGAAATGGGTGATCACTGACTCGAAGTACCTCACCAAACCTTCAAAAGACTGGCAACCCCATATCCCAACAGCCAACACTGACACAGCATATATAGAG TATAAAGCGTGTAAGGAGGGGACCGTGATGGGTGTTGCTGTGTCGAAGGTTGCCATGCTAACACACTGTCAGGCTCTCACACAGGCCTGTAACTACTGTGAGG GAGAAACACTGGTCAACGTTTTGGACTTTAAGAAGGACATGGGTCTGTGGCATGGAGTTCTCACT AGTGTAATGAACAGAATTCACACCATCAGCGTCCCTTATGCGGTGATGAAGGCCTGCCCTCTCTCCTGGGTGCAGCGGGTTCACATAAACAAAG CGCGGGTTGCCTTGGTGAAGTGTCGCGACCTACACTGGGCCATGATGGCACAcaaagagcagagagacattAGCCTGGCGTCCCTACGCATGCTCATTGTTGCTGATGGAGCTAATCCCT GGTCGGTGTCGTCGTGCGATGCATTTTTGAACGTGTTCCAGGCTTACGGTCTGAAGCCAGAGGTCATCTGTCCGTGTGCCACATCCCCAGAATCTATGACGGTGGCCATCCGTAG GCCCGGTGTTTCTGGTGCCGCCCTTCCAGCCCGCGCCGTCCTGTCCATGACGGGACTGAGTCACGGGGTCATCAGGGTCAACACCGAGGACAAGAACTCTGCCCTCACTGTCCAGGATGTAGGCCACGTCATGCCCGGAG CCCTGATGTGTATCGTGAGGCCAGACGGGCCCCCCATGCTATGTAAGACCGATGAGATAGGAGAGATTGTGGTGAACTCTCGCGCCGGGGGAACTCTGTACTACGGCCTGTCGGGAGTCACAAAGAACACCTTCGAG GTGATACCAGTAAATGCCAGTGGTGTGCCTATTGGAGAAATCCCATTCGTGCGCTCAGGGCTGCTGGGATTTGTAGGCCCG GGCAGTCTGATATTTGTGGTCGGAAAGATCGAGGGATTGCTGACGGTCAGTGGGCGTCGCCACAACGCTGACGATCTCGTAGCCACGGCGTTGGCTGTGGAGCCGGTCAAGACCGTGTacaggggcag GATCGCCGTGTTCTCAGTGACAGTCTTCTATGATGAGCGGATAGTGATTGTGGCCGAGCAGAGGCCAGAAGCCAGTGAGGAGGACAGCTTCCAGTGGATGAGCAGAGTGCTGCAG GCCATAGACAGTATTCACCAGGTGGGCTTGTTCTGCTTGGCACTAGTTCCTGCCAACACGCTGCCCAAAACGCCCTTGGGGGGCATTCACATATCTGAGACTAAACAGCTCTTTCTAGAGGGTTCGCTGCACCCTTGCAACATCCTCATGTGCCCCCACACCTGCGTCACCAACCTGCCCAAACCCAGACAGAAGCAACCAG TTGGAGTTGGTCCTGCTTCTATTATGGTGGGCAACCTGGTTGCTGGGAAAAGAATCGCTCAGGCAGCAGGCAGAGATCTGGGAATGATAGAGGACCAAGACCTGGTCCGAAAG CTGTGTATGTGGCCTACGATGATG CATCAGTTCCTCACTGAGGCGTTACAGTGGAGAGCACAAACAGATCCTGAGCACGTGCTCTACGTGCTCCTGAATGcaaag GGCGTGGCAGTGTGTACGGCCACATGCCTGCAGCTCCATAAAAGAGCCGAAAAGATCGCAGCTGCTCTCGTGGAGAGAAGTGGCATAAACACTGGGGAGAACATTGTGCTGTTATACCCACCag gtATTGATCTAATTGCTGCATTTTATGGCTGCTTGTATGCTGGTTGTATTCCTGTCACCGTGAGGCCGCCACACCCTCAGAACCTGTCAGCCACACTTCCCACAGTCCGTATGATCATCGAC GTCAGTAAGGCTGCCTGCATCCTCACCACTCTGGTTCTAATGAAGACTCTCAGGTCGAAAGAAGCGGCTGCAAGTGTGAACATAAAAACGTGGCCCATCATAATAGACACAG atgaTCTTCCTCGCAAGCGACCCCCCTCCATCTACAAGCCTCCGTCTGCTGACATGATTGCCTACATGGATTTCAGTGTCTCCACCACAGGCATGCTCACAGGAGTCAAG ATCTCCCATGCGGCGATGAGCGCTCTGTGTCGCTCCGTCAAGCTGCAGTGTGAGCTCTACTCCTCACGCCAGATCGCCATCTGCCTCGATCCTTACTGTGGCCTGGGCTTCGTGCTCTGGTGCCTTGCGAG TGTGTACTCAGGTCATCAATCAATCCTGATCCCCCCCACTGAGTTGGAGAGCTCATTGGCTCTCTGGCTGAGCTCACTCAGTCTGTACCGCATCAGGGACACCTTCTGCTCCTACTCCGTCATGGAGCTTTGCACCAAGGGACTTGGAGGACAAACTGAGATGctgaag GCTCGTGGCGTGAAcctgtcatgtgtgaggagctgTGTGGTAATTGCTGAAGAGCGTCCTCGTCTGGCCCTCACACAGTCCTTCTCTAAGCTCTTCAAAGACCTCGGCCTCTCCTCACGGGCGGTCAGCAGTGCTTTCGGATCCCGAGTCAATCTGGCCATCTGTCTACAG GGTACCACTGGACCAGACCCTTCTACTGTTTATGTGGATATGAAGTCCTTACGACATGACCG ggTACGGCTGGTGGAGAGAGGTGCACCTCAGTCTCTTTCTTTGATGGAGTCTGGAACA ATCCTTCCTGGTGTTAGGGTGGTGATTGTGAACCCAGAGACAAGGGGGCCACTAGGAGACTCTCATCTAGGAGAG ATCTGGGTGAACAGTCCTCATACGGCGACTGGCTACTACACCATCTATGGAGAGGAGAGCCTGCAGGCTGACCACTTCAACACCAAGCTGAGCTTTGGAGACCCACACACCCTCTGGGCCAGGACCGGATACCTGGGCTTTGTCAAGAGGACCGAACTCACAGACTCAagtggag AACGCCATGACGCTCTGTTTGTGGTGGGCTCCCTGGACGAGACACTGGAGCTCAGAGGTCTACGGTATCACCCCATCGACATAGAAACCAGCGTGTCACGTGCTCACCGCAGCATCGGGGAGAG TGCTGTGTTTACCTGGACTAATTTATTGGTGGTGGTGTCTGAACTATGTGGGTCGGAGCAGGATGCGCTAGACCTGGTCCCTCTGGTGACAAACGTGGTGTTGGAGGAACACCACCTGATCGTCGGGGTGGTGGTGATCGTTGACCCTGGGGTCATCCCCATTAACTCCCGCGGTGAGAAGCAGAGGATGCACCTGAGGGACTCCTTCCTGGCCGATCAGTTAGACCCCATATACGTGGCCTACAACATGTGA
- the dip2bb gene encoding disco-interacting protein 2 homolog B-A isoform X3 — protein MADRGVDLSALPVEVREQLAELDLELSEGDITQKGYEKKRAKLLAPYIVQTPTLAPPPDCDPGPSSAPPPSNASSGSSSSQNRRTRRSHRSSGTRDERYRSDIHTEAVQAALAKHKEEKMALPMPTKRRSTYVQSPIETCTPPDSSSSSDDEGAVEESGAQQQSPDSWMNSSIHGSSTSSSSASSTMSHGESRTPQAPQAQSQQGPAHVPPPQAPPPHAQPPHSLSQPSALAEAFAHARIEVPGAGALGLDGTPLPMAQARARDSCVDLPSNMVVRGMSRGQSRSSMMETADVRRVGKGVPVSSRVSTKIQQLLNTLKRPKRPPLSEFFMDDQEEIVEVPRPDPNTPRPEGRQIIPVKGEPLGVVSNWPPALQAALARWGATQGKSPALTALDITGKPLYTLTYGKLWSRSVKLAYTLLNKLGTKSEQVLKPGDRVALVYPNSDPGMFWVAFYGCLLAEVIPVPIEVPLSRKDAGSSQVGFLLGSCGVSLALTSEICLKGLPKTPTGEILQFKGWPRLKWVITDSKYLTKPSKDWQPHIPTANTDTAYIEYKACKEGTVMGVAVSKVAMLTHCQALTQACNYCEGETLVNVLDFKKDMGLWHGVLTSVMNRIHTISVPYAVMKACPLSWVQRVHINKARVALVKCRDLHWAMMAHKEQRDISLASLRMLIVADGANPWSVSSCDAFLNVFQAYGLKPEVICPCATSPESMTVAIRRPGVSGAALPARAVLSMTGLSHGVIRVNTEDKNSALTVQDVGHVMPGALMCIVRPDGPPMLCKTDEIGEIVVNSRAGGTLYYGLSGVTKNTFEVIPVNASGVPIGEIPFVRSGLLGFVGPGSLIFVVGKIEGLLTVSGRRHNADDLVATALAVEPVKTVYRGRIAVFSVTVFYDERIVIVAEQRPEASEEDSFQWMSRVLQAIDSIHQVGLFCLALVPANTLPKTPLGGIHISETKQLFLEGSLHPCNILMCPHTCVTNLPKPRQKQPVGVGPASIMVGNLVAGKRIAQAAGRDLGMIEDQDLVRKHQFLTEALQWRAQTDPEHVLYVLLNAKGVAVCTATCLQLHKRAEKIAAALVERSGINTGENIVLLYPPGIDLIAAFYGCLYAGCIPVTVRPPHPQNLSATLPTVRMIIDVSKAACILTTLVLMKTLRSKEAAASVNIKTWPIIIDTDDLPRKRPPSIYKPPSADMIAYMDFSVSTTGMLTGVKISHAAMSALCRSVKLQCELYSSRQIAICLDPYCGLGFVLWCLASVYSGHQSILIPPTELESSLALWLSSLSLYRIRDTFCSYSVMELCTKGLGGQTEMLKARGVNLSCVRSCVVIAEERPRLALTQSFSKLFKDLGLSSRAVSSAFGSRVNLAICLQGTTGPDPSTVYVDMKSLRHDRVRLVERGAPQSLSLMESGTILPGVRVVIVNPETRGPLGDSHLGEIWVNSPHTATGYYTIYGEESLQADHFNTKLSFGDPHTLWARTGYLGFVKRTELTDSSGERHDALFVVGSLDETLELRGLRYHPIDIETSVSRAHRSIGESAVFTWTNLLVVVSELCGSEQDALDLVPLVTNVVLEEHHLIVGVVVIVDPGVIPINSRGEKQRMHLRDSFLADQLDPIYVAYNM, from the exons actcctcctcttcctctgatgaTGAAGGTGCTGTAGAAGAAAGTGGGGCTCAGCAGCAGTCCCCTGACTCCTGGATGAACAGCTCCATCCACGGCTCCTCCACTTCCTCCTCGTCAGCATCTTCCACAATGTCCCACGGCGAGTCCCGCACTCCTCAGGCCCCTCAGGCCCAGAGTCAGCAGGGCCCCGCCCACGTCCCACCCcctcaagccccgcccccccacgCACAACCACCCCACTCCCTCTCCCAGCCCTCCGCCCTGGCTGAGGCATTCGCACACGCCCGCATCG AGGTTCCGGGAGCAGGCGCTCTGGGCCTTGACGGCACCCCCCTGCCCATGGCCCAGGCCCGGGCCCGCGACTCCTGCGTGGATCTGCCCTCCAACATGGTCGTGAGGGGGATGAGCCGTGGACAGAGCCGAtccagcatgatggagacaGCCGatg TGAGGAGAGTGGGGAAAG GTGTTCCCGTGTCCAGTCGCGTGTCCACTAAGATCCAGCAGCTGCTCAACACGCTCAAGCGGCCCAAGAGGCCGCCGCTCAGCGAGTTCTTCATGGATGATCAAGAGGAGATTGTAGAAG TTCCTCGGCCAGATCCCAACACCCCGAGGCCGGAGGGCCGGCAGATAATCCCAGTGAAAGGCGAGCCACTGGGTGTGGTCAGTAATTGGCCTCCCGCCCTCCAGGCTGCATTGGCTCGATGGGGTGCCACTCAGGGCAAAAGCCCCGCCCTCACAGCCCTTGACATTACAGGAAAACCACTCTACACGCTCACCTATG GGAAACTGTGGAGTCGTAGTGTTAAGCTGGCCTACACCCTCCTCAATAAACTGGGAACCAAGAGTGAGCAGGTTCTGAAACCCGGAGACAGG GTGGCGCTGGTGTACCCTAACAGTGACCCGGGAATGTTCTGGGTGGCCTTTTATGGCTGTCTGCTTGCAGAGGTCATTCCTGTGCCCATAGAGGTGCCATTGTCCCGCAAG gaTGCAGGCAGTAGTCAGGTGGGCTTTTTGTTAGGGAGCTGTGGGGTGAGTCTAGCCCTCACCAGTGAGATTTGTCTCAAGGGTTTACCTAAGACCCCCACCGGAGAAATTCTGCAGTTCAAAG GCTGGCCAAGACTGAAATGGGTGATCACTGACTCGAAGTACCTCACCAAACCTTCAAAAGACTGGCAACCCCATATCCCAACAGCCAACACTGACACAGCATATATAGAG TATAAAGCGTGTAAGGAGGGGACCGTGATGGGTGTTGCTGTGTCGAAGGTTGCCATGCTAACACACTGTCAGGCTCTCACACAGGCCTGTAACTACTGTGAGG GAGAAACACTGGTCAACGTTTTGGACTTTAAGAAGGACATGGGTCTGTGGCATGGAGTTCTCACT AGTGTAATGAACAGAATTCACACCATCAGCGTCCCTTATGCGGTGATGAAGGCCTGCCCTCTCTCCTGGGTGCAGCGGGTTCACATAAACAAAG CGCGGGTTGCCTTGGTGAAGTGTCGCGACCTACACTGGGCCATGATGGCACAcaaagagcagagagacattAGCCTGGCGTCCCTACGCATGCTCATTGTTGCTGATGGAGCTAATCCCT GGTCGGTGTCGTCGTGCGATGCATTTTTGAACGTGTTCCAGGCTTACGGTCTGAAGCCAGAGGTCATCTGTCCGTGTGCCACATCCCCAGAATCTATGACGGTGGCCATCCGTAG GCCCGGTGTTTCTGGTGCCGCCCTTCCAGCCCGCGCCGTCCTGTCCATGACGGGACTGAGTCACGGGGTCATCAGGGTCAACACCGAGGACAAGAACTCTGCCCTCACTGTCCAGGATGTAGGCCACGTCATGCCCGGAG CCCTGATGTGTATCGTGAGGCCAGACGGGCCCCCCATGCTATGTAAGACCGATGAGATAGGAGAGATTGTGGTGAACTCTCGCGCCGGGGGAACTCTGTACTACGGCCTGTCGGGAGTCACAAAGAACACCTTCGAG GTGATACCAGTAAATGCCAGTGGTGTGCCTATTGGAGAAATCCCATTCGTGCGCTCAGGGCTGCTGGGATTTGTAGGCCCG GGCAGTCTGATATTTGTGGTCGGAAAGATCGAGGGATTGCTGACGGTCAGTGGGCGTCGCCACAACGCTGACGATCTCGTAGCCACGGCGTTGGCTGTGGAGCCGGTCAAGACCGTGTacaggggcag GATCGCCGTGTTCTCAGTGACAGTCTTCTATGATGAGCGGATAGTGATTGTGGCCGAGCAGAGGCCAGAAGCCAGTGAGGAGGACAGCTTCCAGTGGATGAGCAGAGTGCTGCAG GCCATAGACAGTATTCACCAGGTGGGCTTGTTCTGCTTGGCACTAGTTCCTGCCAACACGCTGCCCAAAACGCCCTTGGGGGGCATTCACATATCTGAGACTAAACAGCTCTTTCTAGAGGGTTCGCTGCACCCTTGCAACATCCTCATGTGCCCCCACACCTGCGTCACCAACCTGCCCAAACCCAGACAGAAGCAACCAG TTGGAGTTGGTCCTGCTTCTATTATGGTGGGCAACCTGGTTGCTGGGAAAAGAATCGCTCAGGCAGCAGGCAGAGATCTGGGAATGATAGAGGACCAAGACCTGGTCCGAAAG CATCAGTTCCTCACTGAGGCGTTACAGTGGAGAGCACAAACAGATCCTGAGCACGTGCTCTACGTGCTCCTGAATGcaaag GGCGTGGCAGTGTGTACGGCCACATGCCTGCAGCTCCATAAAAGAGCCGAAAAGATCGCAGCTGCTCTCGTGGAGAGAAGTGGCATAAACACTGGGGAGAACATTGTGCTGTTATACCCACCag gtATTGATCTAATTGCTGCATTTTATGGCTGCTTGTATGCTGGTTGTATTCCTGTCACCGTGAGGCCGCCACACCCTCAGAACCTGTCAGCCACACTTCCCACAGTCCGTATGATCATCGAC GTCAGTAAGGCTGCCTGCATCCTCACCACTCTGGTTCTAATGAAGACTCTCAGGTCGAAAGAAGCGGCTGCAAGTGTGAACATAAAAACGTGGCCCATCATAATAGACACAG atgaTCTTCCTCGCAAGCGACCCCCCTCCATCTACAAGCCTCCGTCTGCTGACATGATTGCCTACATGGATTTCAGTGTCTCCACCACAGGCATGCTCACAGGAGTCAAG ATCTCCCATGCGGCGATGAGCGCTCTGTGTCGCTCCGTCAAGCTGCAGTGTGAGCTCTACTCCTCACGCCAGATCGCCATCTGCCTCGATCCTTACTGTGGCCTGGGCTTCGTGCTCTGGTGCCTTGCGAG TGTGTACTCAGGTCATCAATCAATCCTGATCCCCCCCACTGAGTTGGAGAGCTCATTGGCTCTCTGGCTGAGCTCACTCAGTCTGTACCGCATCAGGGACACCTTCTGCTCCTACTCCGTCATGGAGCTTTGCACCAAGGGACTTGGAGGACAAACTGAGATGctgaag GCTCGTGGCGTGAAcctgtcatgtgtgaggagctgTGTGGTAATTGCTGAAGAGCGTCCTCGTCTGGCCCTCACACAGTCCTTCTCTAAGCTCTTCAAAGACCTCGGCCTCTCCTCACGGGCGGTCAGCAGTGCTTTCGGATCCCGAGTCAATCTGGCCATCTGTCTACAG GGTACCACTGGACCAGACCCTTCTACTGTTTATGTGGATATGAAGTCCTTACGACATGACCG ggTACGGCTGGTGGAGAGAGGTGCACCTCAGTCTCTTTCTTTGATGGAGTCTGGAACA ATCCTTCCTGGTGTTAGGGTGGTGATTGTGAACCCAGAGACAAGGGGGCCACTAGGAGACTCTCATCTAGGAGAG ATCTGGGTGAACAGTCCTCATACGGCGACTGGCTACTACACCATCTATGGAGAGGAGAGCCTGCAGGCTGACCACTTCAACACCAAGCTGAGCTTTGGAGACCCACACACCCTCTGGGCCAGGACCGGATACCTGGGCTTTGTCAAGAGGACCGAACTCACAGACTCAagtggag AACGCCATGACGCTCTGTTTGTGGTGGGCTCCCTGGACGAGACACTGGAGCTCAGAGGTCTACGGTATCACCCCATCGACATAGAAACCAGCGTGTCACGTGCTCACCGCAGCATCGGGGAGAG TGCTGTGTTTACCTGGACTAATTTATTGGTGGTGGTGTCTGAACTATGTGGGTCGGAGCAGGATGCGCTAGACCTGGTCCCTCTGGTGACAAACGTGGTGTTGGAGGAACACCACCTGATCGTCGGGGTGGTGGTGATCGTTGACCCTGGGGTCATCCCCATTAACTCCCGCGGTGAGAAGCAGAGGATGCACCTGAGGGACTCCTTCCTGGCCGATCAGTTAGACCCCATATACGTGGCCTACAACATGTGA